In Helianthus annuus cultivar XRQ/B chromosome 3, HanXRQr2.0-SUNRISE, whole genome shotgun sequence, a single window of DNA contains:
- the LOC110930969 gene encoding protein SRG1: MEAKGIKLGVSLVVPSVQELAKEHLIKVPSRYVRPDHEPQVVPSPLPQVPIIDMERLTSKDFVDYELEKLHMACKDWGFFQVINHGISSSLLERVKEETQQLFELPTEEKKKLWQTPEDLEGFGQAFVFSEEQKLDWADIFFLVTLPHHRRKPHLFPNLPLPFRDTLEEYSREVMNTAKKTLLYIAKALNMETTDLMALFEEGMQSMRMNYYPPCPQPEQVIGLAPHSDAVGVTFLLELNEVHGLEIRKDGAWIPVTPLHNAFIVNIGEILEIVTNGQYKSIEHRATVNSEGERLSIATFINPNINGEIGPAPSLVTAETPPNFARVAVLDFFQNLFSKELKGKSNLEQYRI, from the exons ATGGAGGCAAAGGGAATTAAATTGGGGGTTTCACTTGTGGTTCCAAGCGTACAAGAACTTGCTAAAGAACACCTGATCAAGGTTCCATCCCGATATGTTCGTCCTGATCACGAACCTCAAGTCGTACCTTCTCCCCTTCCTCAAGTGCCTATCATTGATATGGAGCGATTAACATCTAAAGATTTTGTTGATTATGAATTAGAAAAGCTACACATGGCTTGTAAAGATTGGGGTTTCTTTCAG GTTATAAATCACGGGATCAGTAGTTCATTGTTGGAAAGAGTAAAGGAAGAAACACAACAACTCTTTGAGTTGCCAACTgaggagaaaaagaagttatGGCAAACACCGGAAGATCTCGAGGGATTTGGACAAGCCTTTGTTTTCTCCGAGGAGCAAAAACTCGATTGGGCCGATATATTTTTCTTGGTTACCCTTCCTCATCATCGTAGAAAGCCACACTTATTTCCTAACCTACCTCTTCCATTCCG aGACACCTTAGAAGAATATTCAAGAGAGGTTATGAACACAGCGAAAAAAACCCTGCTCTATATTGCGAAAGCATTGAATATGGAAACTACGGATTTGATGGCATTGTTTGAGGAAGGAATGCAATCAATGAGGATGAACTACTATCCACCATGTCCCCAACCCGAACAAGTCATTGGTCTTGCCCCACACTCTGATGCTGTCGGGGTCACTTTTCTTCTCGAACTAAATGAAGTACACGGTCTTGAAATAAGAAAAGATGGCGCTTGGATCCCAGTTACACCACTCCATAATGCTTTCATTGTTAACATCGGAGAGATCCTAGAG ATTGTGACAAATGGACAATATAAAAGCATTGAGCACAGAGCAACAGTGAACTCGGAGGGAGAGAGGTTGTCTATAGCAACATTTATCAACCCAAACATAAATGGTGAAATAGGACCCGCACCAAGCCTAGTGACTGCCGAAACGCCACCTAACTTTGCTAGGGTAGCAGTTCTTGATTTTTTCCAGAACTTATTCTCTAAGGAACTTAAAGGGAAATCAAACCTTGAACAATACCGT